A single genomic interval of Flavobacteriales bacterium harbors:
- a CDS encoding AAA family ATPase produces MTTFKSDVEAMEALQNAYKNLTKEIGKAIVGQETVVKNVLISIFSHGHCLLIGVPGLAKTLLVNSISDALGLSYNRIQFTPDLMPSDIIGTEILNDQRQFQFVKGPLFANIVLADEINRTPPKTQAALLEAMQEEAVTTGGVRHELPHPFFVLATQNPIEQEGTYPLPEAQLDRFMFNVWLDYPSYQEELNVVKLTTTDKKVKLNPVLSAEEIVFFQQLIRRVPVPENVYEYAVKLATSTRPNTEMANAKVNEYVNWGAGPRASQYLIIGAKCHAAINGKFSPDIADVRAVAEPILRHRIVRNYKAEAEGITVEDIIAELVKA; encoded by the coding sequence ATGACAACATTTAAGAGTGATGTAGAAGCGATGGAAGCGTTGCAAAACGCTTACAAGAATCTGACAAAAGAGATCGGGAAAGCCATTGTTGGACAGGAAACGGTTGTAAAAAATGTGCTTATTTCCATCTTCAGCCATGGCCACTGCCTGCTGATCGGTGTGCCCGGTTTGGCAAAAACACTTCTTGTGAATAGCATTTCAGATGCCTTGGGCTTGAGCTATAATCGTATTCAGTTCACCCCGGACCTTATGCCATCTGACATTATTGGCACTGAAATTCTGAACGACCAACGCCAGTTTCAATTTGTAAAAGGACCGTTGTTTGCCAATATCGTATTGGCTGATGAGATAAACCGTACGCCACCTAAAACACAGGCTGCATTGCTTGAGGCGATGCAGGAAGAAGCGGTGACAACAGGCGGTGTCCGTCACGAATTGCCACATCCATTCTTTGTATTAGCCACGCAAAACCCGATTGAACAGGAAGGAACCTACCCGCTACCAGAAGCACAATTGGACCGTTTCATGTTCAACGTTTGGTTAGATTACCCTTCATACCAAGAAGAATTGAACGTAGTAAAACTGACTACGACTGATAAGAAGGTAAAACTGAATCCGGTGCTAAGCGCTGAAGAGATCGTTTTCTTTCAGCAGTTGATCCGTAGAGTTCCTGTTCCAGAAAACGTGTATGAATATGCAGTAAAACTGGCCACCAGCACTAGACCGAACACCGAAATGGCCAACGCCAAGGTGAATGAATATGTGAACTGGGGAGCTGGTCCGCGTGCATCACAATACCTAATTATCGGAGCCAAATGCCATGCTGCCATCAATGGCAAATTCTCTCCTGATATTGCTGATGTACGAGCCGTGGCAGAACCGATTTTGCGCCACCGAATAGTGCGTAACTATAAGGCCGAAGCAGAAGGCATTACGGTAGAAGACATCATTGCCGAATTGGTGAAAGCCTAA
- a CDS encoding TlpA family protein disulfide reductase, with protein sequence MKRILIIAAFLLVNTAWAQQFHFTGTISGLANEKLVAQFPKDFFDGSWQEEIPVENASFSKTVTIPASGWMTLSYKGKDRSVFAWKYADSLNIEFEADFLEDDKTVKFSGDGGNIHAFASQIKEKFGSKLTMEWLDGQAKDATNIDAMEMESFRLRNDVISAMEKFDPKLPEAFSKAYKNHIGYYYFLSLFKFSEAKTAGSSIPKATEVPKVLIEGLNWERMNKSSELDSRFFRELLLQFVDYKALEAYDFMKFADKQAQVQEAFNVARENLKGEALQYFLTQTLLANSIYVQPSLLRQMRDQLAGTSGSEVFVKLVEDSLAERLKAKDDEVEIAVNDIKSTHDEVDVELQGINGKTFKLSELKGKVVYLDIWASWCGPCRKEFPFSKALKEKLSKKELKEIEFLYISIDNTETVWKLAIEELGIEGVHGLSKGGWGSEVTAKFGVHSIPRYLIFDKKGKVVDPNAPRPSDPRLLEILQKLAGQ encoded by the coding sequence ATGAAGAGAATTTTGATCATTGCTGCGTTCCTGCTGGTAAACACCGCTTGGGCGCAGCAATTTCATTTTACCGGCACCATCAGTGGGTTGGCCAACGAGAAATTAGTGGCGCAATTCCCAAAGGATTTCTTCGATGGTTCTTGGCAAGAAGAAATTCCGGTTGAAAATGCTTCGTTTTCCAAAACGGTTACAATTCCAGCTTCGGGTTGGATGACCTTGAGCTACAAAGGCAAAGACAGAAGTGTGTTTGCATGGAAGTACGCAGACTCGCTGAATATCGAATTCGAAGCTGACTTTTTGGAGGATGATAAAACGGTAAAATTCAGTGGCGATGGAGGTAATATTCATGCGTTCGCTTCGCAGATAAAGGAGAAGTTCGGCTCAAAACTCACGATGGAATGGTTGGATGGACAGGCAAAAGACGCCACCAACATCGATGCCATGGAAATGGAGTCATTCAGGTTGAGAAATGATGTTATTTCCGCCATGGAAAAGTTTGATCCCAAGCTTCCAGAAGCATTTTCGAAAGCCTACAAAAATCACATTGGCTACTATTATTTCCTTTCGTTGTTCAAGTTTTCGGAAGCTAAAACCGCTGGTAGTTCCATCCCAAAGGCAACAGAGGTTCCGAAAGTGCTTATAGAGGGCTTGAATTGGGAACGCATGAATAAAAGCTCCGAATTGGATAGCAGATTTTTTCGCGAATTGCTGCTTCAATTTGTGGATTACAAGGCCTTGGAAGCTTACGATTTCATGAAGTTTGCAGACAAGCAAGCGCAGGTTCAAGAGGCATTCAATGTGGCCAGAGAAAACCTGAAAGGCGAGGCGCTTCAGTATTTTCTAACACAAACCTTGCTTGCCAATTCGATTTACGTACAACCATCGTTATTACGCCAAATGCGCGATCAACTGGCTGGAACCTCTGGTTCCGAAGTGTTTGTGAAATTGGTGGAAGATAGCTTGGCCGAAAGACTGAAAGCGAAAGATGACGAAGTGGAAATTGCGGTGAACGACATTAAATCCACACACGATGAGGTTGATGTGGAATTACAAGGAATCAACGGCAAGACCTTCAAACTTTCCGAGCTGAAAGGCAAAGTTGTCTACTTGGATATTTGGGCAAGTTGGTGCGGACCATGCCGAAAGGAATTCCCATTTTCAAAGGCACTTAAAGAGAAGCTAAGCAAGAAGGAACTGAAGGAGATCGAATTTCTATACATCTCCATCGACAACACAGAAACAGTTTGGAAATTGGCGATCGAAGAATTAGGGATTGAAGGCGTGCATGGCCTGTCAAAAGGAGGTTGGGGTTCTGAGGTTACTGCCAAGTTTGGTGTCCACAGCATTCCTCGTTACCTCATTTTTGATAAGAAAGGCAAAGTTGTCGATCCAAACGCTCCGCGCCCAAGCGACCCGAGATTATTAGAGATCCTGCAGAAATTGGCAGGACAGTAG
- a CDS encoding metallophosphoesterase, with product MKKTFLFLIISALACAESQAQLVTRGPYLQFPTSSSMKVMWRTDSPTPGRVYYGSSLATVMDNQVDVSASVTDHTVNITGLDPYTEYYYAVSDGSSVLAGADENHRFKTSPEIGTVQPINIWAIGDFGKGNSKQVAVKDAYLNRIGDDMPDMWFWLGDNAYPDGTDAEYTETVFETQYGYPEVLPRVPFMATPGNHDYGSVASIVPGADPTTHDGPYYDVIDVPTNGEIGGVPSGYELYYSFDYGNVHFMSLNSEIGNPLNEMWDWTGVSPIFSFDGSPFIDWMHADLQANDKPWVVAFIHQPPHTDGSHESGTFYEVYMKAVRENIAPVLESYGVDLLIAGHSHVYERSYLVNGFFGVSSDFNPSQHLVDGSSGKLSEGTPYIKYKDGPNQNLGTMYIVQGNSGSSESDAGLEHPVMYYGHGCDTCVGSTMLYIHGDTLSGEYLTKDGEILDEWTIIKQSDPNSSVEDGTAFPVSGIDVYPNPFNNEATVQFEVYQDLWANVELIDLKGRILHEFYKGKMTPGTKKYAVSASDLGLAKGAYLIRVITDKRPAVARIIKVE from the coding sequence ATGAAAAAGACATTTCTATTTCTGATTATTTCTGCTCTGGCATGTGCCGAATCGCAGGCACAATTGGTTACACGCGGACCATACTTGCAGTTTCCAACCTCAAGCAGCATGAAAGTGATGTGGCGAACAGACTCGCCAACACCAGGCCGTGTATATTACGGTTCAAGTTTGGCCACCGTAATGGATAATCAGGTTGATGTTTCGGCATCTGTTACCGATCACACGGTAAACATAACCGGCCTCGATCCATACACCGAATACTATTATGCGGTGAGTGATGGTAGTTCGGTTTTGGCCGGTGCAGACGAAAACCATCGCTTCAAAACCTCTCCTGAAATTGGCACAGTGCAGCCCATAAACATCTGGGCAATTGGCGATTTTGGAAAAGGGAACTCCAAACAAGTGGCTGTTAAGGATGCCTATTTGAATCGTATTGGGGATGATATGCCCGATATGTGGTTCTGGTTGGGTGATAATGCTTATCCAGATGGCACGGATGCTGAGTACACAGAGACAGTTTTTGAGACACAGTATGGTTATCCAGAAGTTTTGCCGAGAGTTCCTTTCATGGCAACACCAGGAAATCATGACTACGGATCAGTAGCGAGTATCGTGCCAGGTGCCGACCCTACAACGCACGATGGCCCTTATTACGATGTCATAGATGTACCTACCAATGGAGAGATCGGAGGTGTGCCGTCAGGTTACGAGTTGTATTATTCTTTCGACTATGGAAATGTGCATTTCATGTCGTTGAACTCAGAAATAGGCAATCCGTTAAATGAAATGTGGGATTGGACGGGTGTAAGTCCCATTTTTTCATTCGATGGTTCTCCGTTCATTGATTGGATGCATGCCGACCTGCAGGCCAATGACAAGCCATGGGTAGTCGCTTTCATTCATCAGCCGCCACACACAGATGGGTCACATGAATCAGGAACGTTTTACGAAGTATATATGAAGGCTGTCCGAGAAAACATTGCTCCCGTACTTGAAAGTTATGGTGTTGATTTGCTCATTGCGGGTCATAGCCATGTTTATGAACGTTCTTATCTGGTGAATGGGTTTTTCGGTGTGTCCAGTGATTTTAACCCGAGTCAACATTTGGTTGATGGTTCTAGCGGTAAGCTATCTGAAGGAACGCCTTATATCAAGTACAAGGATGGCCCCAATCAGAACTTGGGTACAATGTATATAGTTCAAGGGAACTCTGGTAGTTCGGAATCTGACGCTGGTCTGGAACACCCGGTTATGTACTACGGCCATGGATGCGATACGTGTGTAGGATCTACCATGCTATACATTCATGGAGATACTTTATCTGGAGAATATTTGACCAAAGACGGTGAGATTTTGGACGAATGGACCATCATTAAGCAATCTGACCCAAATAGTAGTGTAGAGGATGGAACAGCGTTTCCTGTTTCTGGTATTGATGTTTATCCTAACCCGTTCAATAACGAGGCAACGGTACAGTTTGAAGTCTATCAAGATCTTTGGGCAAATGTGGAACTCATTGATCTAAAAGGCCGGATTTTACACGAATTCTATAAAGGGAAAATGACCCCAGGCACGAAAAAGTATGCGGTAAGCGCCTCAGATCTTGGATTGGCAAAAGGTGCATACTTAATTCGTGTGATAACTGATAAGCGTCCAGCAGTGGCACGCATTATTAAGGTTGAATAA